From Lewinellaceae bacterium:
TTCCAGGAAATTCATCAAGCTCATATAGTGGCGGGTGCTGCCGCGTTTGCGGGTATAGCGGTGTTCGATCAGGTCGATGCTGTCATTATCCACTTCCGGGTGGTGCCCGGCGAGGAAGAAACGGTTGACCTTTTCCCGGATGTTGTAGATTCCCCAGTACTGCCCGTTGATGTAAACGTGAGCCGGGCGGTAATCCTGTTTGTCAATGTCCCAGTCTTCCACCAGGCTGGTCATGAGTGCATCCCGGAAATGGGTTTTGCCGAAATCGCTGCCCGAATTGCGGAGGACGAGGAATTTGAATTTGTTCAGCCCCTTTTTGCCGAACACCTTATGCCGTATGCGCGACTCGCCGTAGCGGTTGCGGGCAACCAGAGCGATAGATTTTTGCGGGAACAGGCGGCTCATGCCGCCAAAGAGGCGGAAGCCAGACTGGCTGCGGTAAACACACCTGCCGTCGGTTTCGAACATTTCCACGCTGGCGGGAAACTCGGTGCGGCTCCAGAAGTTGGCGCCCGGTTTTTTCCACAAGGTATCCACCACGTTATTTCCCAGCATAAACAAGCCGGAACGAGGATGAAAGAGGACCTCCGGCGAAATGCCGATGGAAACCACAGCAAGATGGGTGCTGGGCTCCCCGATAAAGTAAGTATGACCCAAAACGGGGCTCACCCGCCCGTCGGCATGGTAGGCCACAGCGCGCAACACGGTGGTTTGCTCCAACCGCAATGGGCGCGTGTAACGGGAAGACAACTGGGAAGGCGCGCTGCCATCCGTGGTGTAATAGGCCACGGCACCGGGAGCGGAGAGTTCCACTACTACGCCGTCCGGAAAAAAACCACCCTCCAACGAGAAATTCAACTCTACCGGAGGAGGCCCTTCGGAGGGTGCTGCTGACTTTTTTTGTGCCCAAAGGGGGGCAAAAAGCAAAATGGATAATATGAAGAAGGCCGATTTCTTCAATGTAGTTGTTGATTTTTTGGTCTTAAGCTTCTAAATTATTGATTGCCAATTTGATTCAGAAGCGTGTTTTCCTTCAAGTGATGCAAAATAATGCTTTTTTTGCCGCCCGCGCAAGAGCCGGGCCGACATTAATTGTATACGCAAGCTTATGACGGAGGTTACATTTTCGGGTAACGGAGGCCGAGTGCTATTAGATAGAATGTGTTATTTTGCAGTTTATTGTTGCCGGCCGGGTGTGGTGGCTCATTGGGCCAATAGTTATAAAAACGTTCAAAAAAGCAATTTGGTAACATGTTCAGGGCGATCAGCAGGTTTTTACTCAGAATATTGGGTTGGACGATCATCACCGAATACGATGAACTGCCAAAGAAATATGTGATCATTGTCATCCCGCACACTTCCAACTGGGATTTTCCCATCGGCCTCATGGTGCGCAGCGCAATGGGGTTCGACGCCAAGTACGTCGGCAAAGATTCGCTGTTCAGAAACCCGGTCCTGGGCGCCATCATGCGCTGGCTGGGCGGCTATCCGGTAGACCGCAGCAAAAACAACAACTTTGTGGATGCCGTGGTCGATATTTTCAACAGCAAAGAGAAATTCGCCATCACCATAGCCCCGGAAGGCACCCGCAGGAAAGTCGACAAGCTGAAAACCGGCTTCTACTACATCGCCCTGGGCGCCAGGATTCCCATCATCATGATAAAACTCGATTGGGAACGCAAACAACTGGTGTTCAGCCGCCCCTTCTTCCCTTCCGGCGACAAGGAAGCCGACTTCGAATTTATTACGGCTTACTTCCGGGGAGTGAAAGGCAGAAACCCGGAGAACAGTTTCGCCTGAAATATCGCCTTCCTTACCTTTTTTCCACGTGCCGTTTTAAACTTTCGGGAGCTTTTTCTGTCCTGTTGGGGTGATTTACCCGATTAGTTGATTGGTTGGCTGGTTAATTGAGTCGACAGGCGTTCAGGCCTGCCTCCAACCCCAATCAACCAATCAACCAATCAACCCAATCAACTAACCAACCCAACCAACCTATCAACTAACAAATTCCGCTTATGAAATTCAGAATGCTTTACTCCCTGTTTGCCCTTATTGGCGCTGCGCTGCTCTTGATGAACAACTCCACCGGCCCGGCGTCGGTCCAGGGGCTCGACCGCACCGGCAGCCCGCTCAGCCCGGGGCCCTGCCAGGCCTGCCACAGCGCCGGCGCCTTTTCCCCAACCCTAACCCTTGAGGTACTCGACGACGGCGCCGCCGTGGACGCCTACGAGCCAGGAAAGACCTACAGGCTGCGGGTAGAAGCTGGCGCCACGGGCAGCCCGGCCGGTTATGGCTTTCAGGCCGTCGCCCTTATGGGGAACAACGATGACCAGGCCGGCGCTTTTTCGAATCCCGGCGCCGGCATCAAGGTGACGCCGCTCAACGGCCGGCAATACGCCGAGCACAGCATGCGCCGCACCAGCAACATTTTTGAAGTAGACTGGACCGCTCCGGAAGCCGGCGCGGGGGAAGTGCGCTTCTACTCGGCAGTAGTAGCCGCCAATGGCAATGGCAGCTCCGGCGGAGACGGCTCGTCCTTCCTCACCAGCCCGGTGGCCCTTGCGGAAGGGGCAGTCAGCAGCACAGAAGGCAACGAGCTGTTCGAAACATTCAGCGTCTTTCCCAATCCGGTGGGCGCCGAACTGCACCTGCGCTTCCAAAGCCGGGAGCAGGGAGCGTACCAGCTTCGGATTCTCGATCTCCAGGGGCAAAGCCTGCTGGAGCGGCGCATCGAGGTGGCCGCCGGCAGGCAGTTGCAAAGCCTGGATGCCAGTGCCCTGCCAACCGGTTTGTATACCGTGCAGGTTGCCGACGGCCGGAGGGTGAGCAGCCGAAAGGTGGTGAAGCGGTAGCACGCCAAAGCTGAAAGGTTTTGGACTTTGGACGAACCAAGGGTGAAGTCGGAAGTGCGAAGTCGGAAGTCGGAATTGGCCTCCGAATAGGCACCAAACGCCCATTTTCCGACTTCCGACTTAAACCTGGCCCTCAAAAGGCATTTCCCAGAACGTCCAAAGCCCAAAAAGGTTGGTTTCCCCACTCAGGGCCCTGAGTAAGGAAACCAACCTTTCAGCTTATATGATCCTGGGAAGGTGTTCTTCCTTGATGATCAATTGGAAGAGTTCTTTGGTGGATGAAGACGGCTCAATATTCAATTCCTTGCGCAACACCTCTGCGCATTTATAGTACTGCCGGATGGCTTTATCCCGAAGCCCCAACTGGTAATAGCACAGGATCAGTTTCCGATGGATATTTTCCAGGCAGCCGTCTTTTTCCAGCATGATTCTGTATACTTTCCCCGCCATGTTGAAAGCCTTCTCCTGCAAAAAGTAAGTGCCGAGGCGGTCCAATAAGATGAGGTAGGTCTCTTTCAGGTTATCCCTTTCCAGCTCGCACCATTCCTCGTAATGCATATCTTCCAGAAAGTCGCCCTGGTAAAGAGCAGTAGCCGTTTTGTAATATTCCAGCGCCTCCTGCGGGCCATGGCTGGCCTCTGCAGCCCGCCCTTTATGCCAGTTGCTCAGGAATTGGTCGACATCGGTAAGGACATCCAATTCGGGGTTGATGGAGTAATTGTCGTTGTAATATTGTAAAAATTCCATGCCGGGAATAAAGCCGTTGAGGTGCTGCCGCAGCGTATATATGGCCACGTTAAGGGATTTCCGGGCGGATGAGGGGGAAGTATACCCCCAGAATTTTGACAGGAGGATTTCCCGGTGTACGGGCTTTTGGTGATAATACAGCAAGTAGGCCAAAAGGGCATTGACCTTCTCTCCCGGCAGGAGCGGCAGTTGCCGCCCCTTTACCCGGAACCGGAAGCTTCCAAAAAACTGAACCTCTATTTCATGCCCGGCCTGCTTCTGCCGGGCTGCCGGAAACAGGATGCCCCCGGGCATCCCGTCTGCGCTTTTTTTCAATCCCATGCCGTCCTGTGGCGCCTGCCCTATTCCCAGCCACTGGCGAAACTGATCTCTCCACCGCTTTATAGGCCCCACGCCGGCGTGGCTTTCCCCGTGCCTTTCCAGCGCCTCCCGAAATTCATCCGCCTTCAGGGGGAAGAGCAGGCAATCGTTCACCCCAAAACGAAAAGCCCGGATGATGTCCTCTCTCTCGGGCTTTTCGGCGATCCAGATCACCGGCGTGTGCGGCAGCTTTTTTTGCACGGACGCCAACAAAGGCATGGCCTCCTGGAATGAACCTTCCTGGATAAACAATATCAGGCCGGGCGGGGGAAACAGGTCGGCATCAATCAGCCGGTGGCCGGCCGGGAAAATGCTCATGGCCCAGGCGCCTGCGATCAGTTCGGCAACCTGGTGTAATTGATCCGGGCTTCCGCCAAAAATTACAATCCGGGAGACTGTCATTATTGATTTATTTGGGGCTTGGCGGCGACAGAGGACCAGAACGTTCTTGCGAAAGCAAGGAGAGGCTTTAGTTTCCGGGCAAGGATGGAGGTAAATGGTACGCTGCCTGGCTGCATGGGGAGTGTTCAAAGTTCTGTGCTTAAAAGTTCGATGCCGCCTCGGAAAACAGGGTTGCATTGAACTTCGGACACTCCCGCTGCGTGCTGTTGCCAGCCTTTCAATATAACCCTTTCCCGGCACAATAGCACTTTCTTTTTTAAAACAA
This genomic window contains:
- a CDS encoding 1-acyl-sn-glycerol-3-phosphate acyltransferase, with translation MFRAISRFLLRILGWTIITEYDELPKKYVIIVIPHTSNWDFPIGLMVRSAMGFDAKYVGKDSLFRNPVLGAIMRWLGGYPVDRSKNNNFVDAVVDIFNSKEKFAITIAPEGTRRKVDKLKTGFYYIALGARIPIIMIKLDWERKQLVFSRPFFPSGDKEADFEFITAYFRGVKGRNPENSFA
- a CDS encoding T9SS type A sorting domain-containing protein, producing the protein MKFRMLYSLFALIGAALLLMNNSTGPASVQGLDRTGSPLSPGPCQACHSAGAFSPTLTLEVLDDGAAVDAYEPGKTYRLRVEAGATGSPAGYGFQAVALMGNNDDQAGAFSNPGAGIKVTPLNGRQYAEHSMRRTSNIFEVDWTAPEAGAGEVRFYSAVVAANGNGSSGGDGSSFLTSPVALAEGAVSSTEGNELFETFSVFPNPVGAELHLRFQSREQGAYQLRILDLQGQSLLERRIEVAAGRQLQSLDASALPTGLYTVQVADGRRVSSRKVVKR
- a CDS encoding winged helix-turn-helix domain-containing protein, yielding MTVSRIVIFGGSPDQLHQVAELIAGAWAMSIFPAGHRLIDADLFPPPGLILFIQEGSFQEAMPLLASVQKKLPHTPVIWIAEKPEREDIIRAFRFGVNDCLLFPLKADEFREALERHGESHAGVGPIKRWRDQFRQWLGIGQAPQDGMGLKKSADGMPGGILFPAARQKQAGHEIEVQFFGSFRFRVKGRQLPLLPGEKVNALLAYLLYYHQKPVHREILLSKFWGYTSPSSARKSLNVAIYTLRQHLNGFIPGMEFLQYYNDNYSINPELDVLTDVDQFLSNWHKGRAAEASHGPQEALEYYKTATALYQGDFLEDMHYEEWCELERDNLKETYLILLDRLGTYFLQEKAFNMAGKVYRIMLEKDGCLENIHRKLILCYYQLGLRDKAIRQYYKCAEVLRKELNIEPSSSTKELFQLIIKEEHLPRII